A single genomic interval of Schistocerca americana isolate TAMUIC-IGC-003095 chromosome 2, iqSchAmer2.1, whole genome shotgun sequence harbors:
- the LOC124596062 gene encoding uncharacterized protein LOC124596062, giving the protein MYRLYKEQLIAENAESDIVSQSLYEKVFKTKFNLSFKLPYKDTCKKCDIFQTKTNSRKALENTSDNVKALEDVNMERELHHRQVDLAGATLRKDKEKAINGECTVLAFDLQKTISLPKVPIGVVYYKRQLSCFNLGIHDMGTSKGTMHLWHEGISGRGPNEIGSCLLKHLNANPTKETVVFWSDSCGGQNRNLKLVTILMHIVQDPAQHVKEIIQKFFIPGHSYLPNDTDFSHIENKMRCNQTIYHINEIQSIMKTCRVKK; this is encoded by the coding sequence ATGTACAGGCTGTATAAAGAGCAACTGATAGCAGAAAATGCAGAGTCTGACATTGTGTCACAATCGTTGTATGAAAAAGTTTTCAAAACTAAGTTCAACCTCTCATTTAAATTGCCATACAAAGACACATGCAAGAAATGTGATATCTTTCAAACTAAAACCAACTCTCGAAAAGCACTAGAGAACACTTCTGACAATGTGAAAGCTCTTGAAGATGTAAACATGGAAAGAGAACTACATCATCGACAGGTTGACCTTGCAGGGGCAACACTACGAAAAGACAAAGAGAAAGCAATAAATGGTGAATGCACAGTCCTTGCGTTTGATCTGCAAAAGACAATTTCGCTCCCAAAAGTTCCCATTGGTGTTGTGTATTACAAACGTCAACTTTCTTGCTTCAATTTGGGTATCCATGATATGGGTACATCCAAAGGAACTATGCACCTTTGGCATGAGGGAATATCAGGTCGAGGACCAAATGAGATAGGATCGTGTCTTTTGAAACACCTAAATGCTAATCCCACCAAAGAAACTGTTGTGTTTTGGTCAGACTCTTGTGGTGGCCAAAATAGAAATTTAAAACTGGTAACAATACTAATGCATATCGTTCAAGATCCTGCTCAGCATGtcaaagaaatcattcaaaaattttTTATCCCAGGCCACAGTTATCTGCCCAATGACACTGATTTCAGTCATATTGAGAACAAGATGAGATGCAACCAAACCATTTATCATATTAATGAAATCCAGAGCATAATGAAAACCTGCAGAGtcaaaaaataa